From a region of the Leptospira kmetyi serovar Malaysia str. Bejo-Iso9 genome:
- a CDS encoding class I SAM-dependent methyltransferase, with translation MGDLDYYENPEYQNFLISSKRRELTPPEVVFKHFSFKEVMHLVDFGMGLGYFTLELKKQLPKDAWIWGGECQQDLIDEVLHWKNRDEISNFTPFFIEKSDHPLLPEWIPAPDAVFASLVLSTFPDPGLAMDGLIRSMRKGGKLIVLDWVKNEFSIGPKINDKISLDKMKFLAELYHLDIVKNVRISEHVYGLEVIAGKDFEYGFYDLKEEEDTTEEFIRS, from the coding sequence ATGGGCGATCTGGATTACTACGAAAACCCCGAATATCAGAACTTTCTGATTTCCAGCAAACGCCGCGAACTCACTCCACCCGAGGTCGTGTTCAAACATTTCAGTTTTAAAGAAGTCATGCATCTGGTCGATTTCGGAATGGGTCTCGGGTATTTCACATTGGAGTTGAAAAAACAACTGCCCAAAGACGCTTGGATTTGGGGCGGAGAATGTCAACAAGACCTGATCGACGAAGTTCTTCATTGGAAGAATCGGGACGAGATCTCGAACTTCACTCCATTCTTTATCGAAAAATCGGATCACCCTCTTTTACCGGAATGGATTCCTGCTCCCGATGCGGTCTTTGCCTCTTTGGTTTTATCCACATTTCCCGATCCGGGCCTCGCGATGGACGGACTCATACGTTCGATGAGAAAGGGAGGAAAGTTGATCGTTTTGGACTGGGTCAAAAACGAATTTTCCATCGGCCCGAAAATCAACGATAAGATCTCTTTGGACAAAATGAAATTCTTAGCCGAACTCTATCATCTCGATATCGTTAAAAACGTCCGCATTTCCGAACATGTCTACGGTTTGGAAGTGATCGCGGGAAAGGATTTCGAATACGGTTTTTACGATCTCAAAGAAGAGGAAGACACAACGGAAGAATTTATCCGTTCCTGA
- a CDS encoding prohibitin family protein: protein MEQVLAFLKKHWIKGFGLFLVFIFNPLVCIGTGHRGVVTNLGSVSDRILGEGINFITPLVQSVKSIDVRIQKVEANSTAPSSDLQEIHTMITLTYHLSPNQVNKLYQEIGMDYEDTIIVPAILETMKHVTAQFTASDLVTKRESVSLKIHELLHTKLGKFYILVDEVSMKDFEFSKTFSESIELKQKAEQDALRAKNELERVKIEAEQQIVNARAEAETLRLKSQQITPMMVEMERIKKWNGKYPDTYLGSGSNTLFQLK from the coding sequence ATGGAACAGGTTTTGGCGTTTCTCAAAAAACATTGGATCAAAGGATTCGGGTTGTTTTTGGTTTTCATTTTTAATCCGCTCGTTTGTATCGGGACCGGACATCGCGGGGTTGTTACAAATCTCGGTTCCGTTTCCGATCGGATTCTCGGGGAAGGAATCAACTTCATTACTCCGCTCGTTCAATCGGTGAAAAGCATCGACGTTCGGATTCAAAAAGTCGAAGCGAACTCCACGGCTCCGTCCAGTGATTTACAGGAAATTCATACGATGATTACGTTGACGTATCATCTTTCTCCGAATCAGGTCAACAAACTCTATCAGGAAATCGGAATGGACTACGAGGATACGATCATCGTTCCCGCAATTCTCGAAACGATGAAGCACGTAACCGCTCAGTTCACCGCATCCGATCTAGTTACAAAAAGGGAAAGTGTTTCCTTGAAGATTCACGAGCTGTTGCATACGAAACTCGGAAAGTTCTATATTCTCGTAGACGAAGTGTCTATGAAGGATTTTGAATTTTCGAAAACTTTTTCGGAGTCGATCGAGCTAAAACAAAAAGCGGAACAGGATGCGCTTCGCGCAAAGAACGAATTGGAACGAGTTAAAATCGAGGCGGAACAACAGATCGTAAACGCAAGGGCGGAAGCGGAAACGTTAAGACTGAAATCGCAGCAGATTACGCCGATGATGGTTGAGATGGAGCGGATTAAAAAATGGAACGGTAAATATCCGGATACGTATTTAGGAAGCGGTTCCAACACGCTCTTTCAATTAAAATAA
- a CDS encoding sugar transferase, whose protein sequence is MKSLESLSIFSSMKRIIESVLSVLALALFSPILIGVGLFILWIDGRPVLFLQERLGLFKKPFRIFKFRTMNNGEITKLGFWLRRTGIDELPQIWNILIGDMGIVGPRPLTQYDVDRLRWNKKFYEVRWSVRPGITGLSQLYAGLGSRISFCFDRSYLKLRSFALDLRIVLLTFVMNFFGKKRVRDRLKFSLKNRKRRIEWKTWRDHFRKNEHRPLPKVVSEVLELRPNELQSIAYSLAIFQLGESGEGRIAKEIDKTILFGIDDFYREALKLFVKEEGRHARILGECVRALKGELIESNWTERLFHFGRRLLGVRLKLMVLLAAEVVGICFYRKIAEKIPNGFVKSALLEVVKDEEKHLKFHGDFFRIRVKTFLSKALFRILWRTISFAACVTVILDHRKTFHILGISNYKTFQKFREIAKSAEEFIIEGLTWKLNRAFRS, encoded by the coding sequence ATGAAGTCTTTGGAAAGTTTGAGTATATTCTCAAGCATGAAAAGAATCATCGAATCCGTTTTATCCGTTCTCGCTTTGGCGTTGTTTTCTCCGATCCTGATCGGAGTCGGTTTATTCATCCTTTGGATCGACGGTCGTCCCGTTTTGTTTCTGCAAGAACGACTCGGTCTTTTTAAAAAGCCGTTTAGAATTTTCAAGTTCAGAACGATGAACAACGGAGAAATCACGAAGCTCGGCTTTTGGTTGAGAAGAACCGGAATCGACGAACTTCCTCAGATCTGGAACATTCTGATCGGAGACATGGGAATCGTGGGCCCGCGGCCTTTAACTCAATACGACGTCGATCGTTTGCGATGGAATAAAAAATTCTATGAAGTTCGTTGGTCCGTTCGTCCTGGAATCACGGGCTTATCTCAGTTGTATGCCGGTTTGGGTTCCCGCATATCTTTTTGTTTCGATCGCTCTTATCTCAAGTTACGTAGTTTCGCTTTGGATCTTCGAATCGTTCTTTTGACTTTTGTAATGAACTTTTTCGGGAAGAAGAGAGTTCGAGATCGTCTGAAATTCTCCCTTAAAAACCGCAAAAGAAGAATCGAATGGAAAACGTGGAGAGATCATTTTCGCAAAAACGAACATCGTCCTTTGCCGAAAGTCGTATCCGAAGTTTTGGAACTTCGTCCGAACGAATTGCAATCGATCGCGTATTCTCTCGCCATATTCCAGTTAGGCGAATCGGGCGAAGGTAGAATCGCGAAAGAGATCGATAAGACGATCCTTTTCGGAATCGACGATTTTTATCGCGAAGCGTTGAAACTTTTCGTAAAGGAAGAGGGAAGACACGCGAGAATTTTGGGAGAATGTGTCCGCGCGCTTAAGGGAGAATTGATCGAATCCAATTGGACCGAAAGATTGTTTCATTTCGGCAGAAGATTGTTAGGCGTTCGACTTAAGTTGATGGTTTTGTTGGCGGCCGAAGTGGTAGGCATTTGTTTTTATCGTAAGATCGCGGAAAAAATTCCGAACGGATTCGTAAAATCGGCTTTGCTCGAAGTCGTAAAGGACGAGGAAAAACATCTTAAATTTCACGGCGATTTTTTTAGAATTCGTGTGAAGACGTTTTTGTCGAAGGCGCTTTTTAGAATTCTTTGGAGAACGATTTCTTTCGCGGCTTGTGTCACCGTGATTTTGGATCATCGAAAAACGTTTCATATATTAGGTATTTCTAATTATAAAACGTTTCAAAAATTTCGTGAAATCGCAAAGTCCGCCGAAGAGTTTATCATCGAAGGTTTGACTTGGAAGTTGAACCGGGCGTTTCGTTCGTAA
- a CDS encoding response regulator transcription factor: MKDKVLNLLIVEDNEKLRKSLIEGLKEFKRLNVVYDCATGEQVIDFALKNEFDVLLADVRLAGTLNGIETIVAVRKEFPRKPVVIYSIQDSDEYFRTFRKAGILSHYAYVRKSNYLLPKMIVPLIELAYEGKSFIDPEIETRIVEVKDQDENSPMAILEPNEKIVARMLAAGQSNEQMAARLGFKDKRTISRINGQIYAAWDLNESNSDEKVARTRAALIVRENRFLQWEEDGSAYYRNGSGEWIRWESNLES, translated from the coding sequence ATGAAAGATAAAGTCCTAAATCTGTTGATCGTGGAAGACAACGAAAAGCTGAGAAAATCCCTGATCGAAGGTTTGAAAGAATTCAAACGTTTGAATGTCGTCTACGACTGCGCGACCGGGGAACAAGTGATCGACTTCGCGTTAAAGAACGAGTTCGACGTTTTACTGGCCGATGTCCGTTTAGCCGGAACGTTAAACGGAATCGAAACGATCGTCGCCGTTCGAAAGGAATTTCCCAGAAAACCGGTCGTCATTTACTCGATCCAGGACAGCGACGAATACTTTAGAACCTTTCGCAAGGCCGGAATTCTAAGTCATTACGCATACGTACGAAAATCGAATTATCTTTTGCCCAAGATGATCGTTCCCTTGATCGAACTCGCCTACGAAGGCAAAAGTTTTATCGATCCCGAAATCGAAACGAGAATCGTCGAGGTTAAGGATCAGGATGAAAATTCTCCCATGGCGATCTTGGAACCCAACGAAAAGATCGTAGCAAGAATGTTAGCCGCAGGTCAAAGCAACGAACAGATGGCGGCGCGCCTCGGATTTAAGGACAAAAGAACGATCAGCAGAATCAACGGACAAATCTACGCGGCCTGGGATTTAAACGAATCCAACTCGGACGAAAAAGTCGCACGAACGAGAGCCGCGTTGATCGTAAGAGAAAATCGTTTTCTACAATGGGAAGAAGACGGAAGCGCATATTATAGAAACGGATCCGGAGAATGGATTCGATGGGAATCGAATCTTGAATCTTAA
- a CDS encoding ATP-binding protein, with protein sequence MNLNPEIFICSVFLFLSSILLWLASTTIVNLERRDRAATFTIWILISVSALFGFFSWIGESGLIVVSNYSAVYFLPGIFGLILIPFGWFFIVVWFLGFLREKRIYRIFFWLLLIAQISAVVFFFIWSRKISLKLSLFHFWNVVPFSFRLSYLVYILFCITIPIVALFSFRVSKNVLPEIARNKAVPFLKTISLLLFGVFILVFFLFLGQGTGIIEDPVARSDRDPIPFYGFLIGILFLVSVSILVLGQALISYEIFTGRILPKISLREEWRNANFGFFILALLYFAAATFNFLKIELFLTGSYVYCAARTFLLKKSKDLRLEKSSVLSSIIKTEEIKGDLLENSKNLRDKFQKSFYILCSDILETSSALFINESRIPFIEDMILRYPDAGTTQEFQKRETSDVDVNTFKNLNLIFENDNLAYLERENHADFALCIKVENDQSGDGLLFLGQKRNGGLYAEEEIETAKAAVSWILSSLFTESNSLILGSLQKKHMEEQRISDYKTRQILHDEILPEIHSSILILSRLKNENEFSEQIRLLTNLHKRVSSFLRELPDTSLEIARLGLIDALIRRTDSEWEPSRFDWNFEPELKERFPISKPEALEILFYACRESIRNAVKYSRETDRNDISVSFFAKRNDPSGILIRIKNRIETDRNSPFESAGQGLRIHSALLKIFGGYLTLEFLNTNEALVEIFLPEQS encoded by the coding sequence TTGAATCTTAATCCGGAAATTTTTATCTGTTCCGTATTTTTGTTTTTATCCTCGATTCTTCTTTGGCTTGCTTCGACGACCATCGTCAATTTGGAAAGAAGGGACCGGGCCGCGACGTTTACGATTTGGATTTTGATTTCGGTTTCGGCCTTGTTCGGTTTTTTTTCTTGGATCGGAGAATCGGGTCTTATCGTCGTTTCCAATTATTCGGCGGTTTATTTTCTACCGGGGATCTTCGGTTTAATTTTGATTCCTTTCGGTTGGTTTTTTATCGTAGTTTGGTTCTTGGGTTTTTTAAGGGAAAAAAGAATTTATAGAATCTTTTTTTGGCTTCTTTTGATCGCACAAATCTCGGCGGTCGTTTTCTTTTTTATATGGAGCCGGAAAATTTCACTGAAATTATCTTTATTCCATTTTTGGAATGTAGTTCCGTTTTCATTTCGACTTTCCTATCTCGTTTATATTCTATTCTGCATCACGATTCCGATCGTTGCCCTTTTTTCGTTTCGAGTTTCCAAAAACGTTCTTCCCGAAATCGCCCGAAACAAAGCGGTCCCCTTTTTAAAAACGATCTCCTTGCTTCTTTTCGGAGTTTTTATACTCGTGTTCTTTTTATTTTTGGGACAAGGAACCGGAATTATAGAAGACCCAGTCGCCCGATCGGATCGGGACCCGATTCCGTTTTACGGTTTTCTGATCGGAATCCTATTTTTAGTTTCGGTCTCGATCCTCGTTTTGGGACAAGCGCTGATCTCTTACGAAATTTTTACGGGCCGTATCCTTCCGAAAATCAGCCTTAGGGAAGAATGGAGAAACGCGAACTTCGGCTTTTTCATCCTGGCTCTTCTTTACTTTGCGGCCGCTACATTCAATTTTCTTAAAATTGAACTGTTCCTGACCGGTTCTTACGTTTATTGTGCGGCCAGAACCTTTCTTTTGAAAAAAAGCAAGGATCTGCGATTGGAAAAAAGTTCCGTCTTAAGTTCCATCATAAAAACGGAGGAGATCAAGGGCGACCTACTTGAGAACTCGAAAAATCTAAGGGATAAATTCCAAAAATCCTTCTACATTCTTTGTTCGGACATTCTTGAAACTTCTTCCGCTTTGTTTATCAACGAAAGCAGAATTCCGTTTATCGAAGATATGATTCTCCGTTATCCGGATGCGGGCACAACCCAAGAATTCCAAAAACGAGAAACCTCGGACGTAGACGTAAACACATTCAAAAATTTGAATCTAATTTTCGAGAACGATAACCTCGCCTATTTAGAACGGGAGAATCATGCGGACTTTGCCCTTTGTATCAAAGTGGAAAACGATCAATCCGGGGACGGTCTTTTATTCTTAGGTCAAAAAAGAAACGGAGGTTTATACGCGGAAGAGGAAATCGAAACCGCAAAGGCCGCCGTGTCCTGGATCTTATCCTCGCTTTTTACCGAAAGTAATTCGTTGATTCTCGGTTCATTACAAAAGAAGCATATGGAAGAACAGAGGATCTCCGATTACAAAACGAGACAAATTCTTCACGATGAAATTCTTCCCGAAATCCATTCTTCGATTTTGATTCTTTCCCGATTAAAAAACGAAAACGAATTTTCCGAACAAATCCGACTTCTTACGAATTTGCACAAACGGGTTTCGAGCTTTTTGAGGGAACTTCCCGATACGAGTCTGGAAATCGCAAGGCTCGGTTTGATCGACGCGTTAATCCGAAGAACGGATTCGGAATGGGAACCTTCCCGTTTTGATTGGAATTTCGAACCTGAGTTGAAAGAACGATTTCCGATTTCCAAACCGGAAGCGTTGGAAATTCTTTTTTACGCGTGCCGGGAATCGATTCGAAATGCGGTAAAATATTCTCGGGAAACGGATCGAAACGATATTTCGGTTTCATTCTTTGCAAAGAGGAACGATCCGAGCGGAATTTTAATACGAATTAAAAATCGGATCGAAACCGATCGAAATTCTCCCTTTGAATCGGCCGGGCAAGGCCTTAGAATCCACAGCGCTTTGTTGAAAATTTTTGGAGGTTATCTTACTTTAGAATTTTTGAATACGAACGAGGCGCTGGTGGAGATTTTTTTGCCGGAACAGAGTTGA
- the mtaB gene encoding tRNA (N(6)-L-threonylcarbamoyladenosine(37)-C(2))-methylthiotransferase MtaB — MLSPIAEQTVLFNTLGCRLNFFESDGLFASLTKHGYRSAKAEEHPEVVIINTCTVTNKADSRNRNTIRNAIKKFPGSQIWVTGCYAETDRDSIEAIPGVAGVVGNTEKSKLPAMILEKKGLIDSEELIRVSYDRFSYSDVLPNGHTRAYLKIQDGCNRKCSYCKIPQARGLGVSRNYQDVLDQVRFLQDNGVGEIVLTGVNLGWFRDGENKKAFNKIIGDILNILEYSRIRISSIEPPDVGNELAELMTHPRFTPFLHIPLQSGSAEILKRMKRTYTPETFRKRVETAKEKIPGLFLGTDVIVGFPGETEEMFQDSVRMVRELGFAKIHAFPFSVRRNTLAETFPDSVSKETKKERVHALNALSRELHRNYAVAETGKTREAILEQGGVAVTDNYLKVRLNESELRNLKVGQFLNVELLEYRTEEDKEGTFEGRISR, encoded by the coding sequence ATGCTCTCTCCAATAGCTGAACAAACCGTTTTATTCAATACGCTCGGATGCAGACTTAATTTTTTCGAGTCCGACGGTTTGTTCGCTTCCCTTACAAAACACGGTTATCGTTCCGCGAAAGCGGAGGAACATCCGGAAGTCGTAATCATCAATACGTGCACCGTAACGAATAAGGCCGATTCGAGAAATCGAAACACGATTCGAAACGCGATCAAAAAATTTCCGGGTTCTCAAATTTGGGTCACGGGTTGTTATGCGGAAACCGATCGCGATTCCATCGAAGCGATCCCCGGAGTTGCGGGCGTAGTCGGCAACACGGAAAAATCAAAACTCCCTGCGATGATCTTGGAAAAGAAAGGTTTGATCGATTCGGAAGAATTGATCCGAGTTTCTTACGATCGATTTTCCTATTCGGACGTGTTGCCGAACGGACATACGCGCGCTTATTTAAAAATTCAGGACGGATGCAACCGTAAGTGTTCTTATTGTAAGATTCCACAAGCGCGCGGTCTCGGAGTCAGCAGAAACTATCAGGACGTATTGGATCAGGTCCGTTTTCTACAAGACAATGGAGTCGGCGAAATCGTTTTAACAGGAGTCAATCTCGGTTGGTTTCGCGACGGAGAAAACAAAAAAGCATTCAACAAAATTATAGGCGATATATTAAACATTTTAGAATATTCAAGAATCAGAATATCATCAATCGAACCTCCTGACGTCGGAAACGAACTCGCGGAGCTGATGACTCATCCGCGATTTACTCCGTTTCTGCACATTCCTTTGCAAAGCGGAAGTGCGGAAATTCTCAAAAGAATGAAACGCACATACACGCCGGAAACGTTCCGCAAACGTGTGGAAACCGCAAAGGAAAAAATTCCTGGATTGTTCTTAGGAACCGATGTGATCGTCGGTTTTCCCGGAGAAACCGAAGAGATGTTTCAGGATTCCGTGAGAATGGTCCGCGAGCTCGGATTTGCGAAGATCCACGCGTTCCCATTCTCCGTAAGGAGAAACACGTTAGCCGAAACCTTTCCCGATTCCGTAAGCAAGGAAACGAAAAAAGAAAGAGTTCACGCGCTTAACGCTTTGTCCAGAGAACTTCATCGAAACTACGCGGTCGCCGAAACTGGAAAAACCAGAGAGGCGATTCTCGAACAGGGCGGAGTTGCGGTTACGGACAATTATCTCAAAGTAAGATTGAACGAGTCCGAACTTCGCAATCTCAAAGTAGGTCAGTTTTTAAACGTGGAACTTCTCGAATATCGGACCGAAGAGGACAAAGAAGGAACGTTCGAAGGCCGGATTTCCCGATAA
- a CDS encoding tetratricopeptide repeat protein, with protein sequence MFSAQLSAQTGEEYSLALKEYENRNYEKSLEIIRGLHDKGGRSYESHYLAGHCHFALGRTKSAGTHWSEALSIKPGDAAVSLDYARYLLNNGREDDGLQVIARAYELNPRNKDVRLLFGTALLYNGKARDALSITEKLKAEDSNDYRPLVLEGQIYYYLGSIEKAEVSLKWANSLVPNNANVLNNLALVYEKASNQENKKGKYGNAKNYLNSAKEQIESALKLEPENSHFKDNLKRIEAKLNALSNS encoded by the coding sequence ATGTTTTCCGCGCAACTTTCCGCGCAAACCGGGGAAGAATATTCTCTCGCGTTAAAGGAATACGAGAACCGCAACTACGAAAAATCTTTGGAGATCATTCGAGGTCTTCACGATAAGGGCGGACGTTCTTACGAATCGCATTATTTGGCGGGACATTGTCATTTCGCATTAGGAAGAACCAAGTCCGCGGGAACGCATTGGTCCGAAGCGCTTTCGATCAAACCGGGCGACGCGGCCGTCAGCTTGGATTACGCGAGATATCTTTTGAATAACGGAAGAGAAGACGACGGTTTGCAGGTGATCGCACGCGCTTACGAACTCAATCCGCGCAACAAAGACGTTCGTCTTCTTTTCGGAACCGCGCTTCTTTACAACGGAAAGGCGAGAGACGCGTTGAGCATCACCGAAAAATTAAAGGCGGAAGATTCCAACGATTACCGCCCTCTCGTGTTGGAAGGTCAGATCTATTATTATCTCGGAAGCATCGAAAAGGCCGAAGTCAGTTTGAAGTGGGCGAATTCCCTCGTTCCGAACAACGCGAACGTGTTGAACAATCTCGCGCTCGTTTACGAAAAAGCGTCCAATCAGGAAAACAAAAAGGGCAAATATGGAAACGCGAAGAATTATCTGAACTCCGCAAAGGAACAGATCGAATCGGCGCTTAAACTCGAACCCGAAAATTCTCACTTTAAAGATAACTTAAAAAGAATCGAAGCAAAACTCAATGCTCTCTCCAATAGCTGA
- a CDS encoding ATP-dependent Clp protease ATP-binding subunit: MLEFTKRAKRVINEIAQDEAKRLGSDYIGPEHILLGLLKEEDSVAIKILNNLNINLNELRKEVERRTREASGALLMDVAGGQDRYQKIIELSKEEAKRLKHNYVGTEHILLALLRDNNNIAGGALYSFSVNYNVIKSEILRLLGAPPTSSVGVSSAAQSGPQGTQPRQEKTKTPILDEFARDLTQLARDKKLDPVVGRAIEIQRVIQILSRKTKNNPVLVGESGVGKTAIVEGLALAIVEKSVPDLLFEKRVLSLDLASLIAGTKYRGEFEERLKKIMKEITSSTNIIIFIDELHTLIGAGAAEGAVDAANILKPALARGELQCIGATTSAEYRKYIEKDSALERRFQVVKVAEPSVDDAIQILQGLKKAYEAHHKVRYSDKALEQSVKLSHRYINDRYLPDKAIDIIDEAGAKARLANCARPQTIKDLEEEIKSLATKKEELVRAQEYEKAAGVRDEVNRKKQAMEEKIRSWQEKMEDFAVNIEEDDILSVISLWTGIPLEKMEESESDKLLRLEDELKKRVVGQGEAIEKIAKAVRRARTGFKSERRPTGSFIFLGPTGVGKTELAKALANFLFGNDDAMLRVDMSEYMEPHAVSRLIGAPPGYVGYDDGGQLTEFVRKRPYSIILLDEIEKAHHDIFNILLQIMEEGNLTDTKGRKVNFRDTIIIMTSNIGAKEIQAGGRLGFEDRKDEALKYKSDQTRDQLKKYFNPEFLNRVDEVIYFGSLTKENIMAIIDIMVIDTNKRFREKTIQVSITQAAKDHIMDIGYDEKFGARPLRRVFQRELEDHMAVQTLKGAYKEPTKIEIDFKEGKLDFVETPWTDYKPADSKAGGDDNSSGNPERSEEIALV; this comes from the coding sequence ATGCTGGAATTTACTAAAAGAGCCAAAAGAGTCATCAACGAGATCGCTCAGGATGAGGCCAAGCGTCTTGGTAGCGATTATATCGGGCCGGAACATATTCTGCTCGGTCTTCTGAAAGAAGAAGATTCGGTTGCTATCAAAATCCTGAACAACCTCAACATTAACCTCAACGAATTGCGTAAAGAGGTGGAAAGAAGAACGCGTGAAGCTTCCGGAGCCTTGCTCATGGACGTCGCCGGCGGTCAGGATCGATATCAAAAAATTATCGAGCTTTCCAAAGAAGAAGCAAAACGTCTCAAGCACAATTACGTGGGAACGGAACACATCCTTCTTGCGTTGTTGAGAGATAACAACAACATCGCGGGCGGCGCGCTTTATTCTTTTAGCGTAAATTATAATGTTATAAAGAGCGAAATCTTACGTTTGCTGGGAGCTCCGCCAACAAGTTCCGTCGGCGTAAGTTCCGCGGCTCAATCCGGTCCGCAAGGAACTCAACCTCGTCAGGAAAAAACCAAAACTCCGATTTTGGACGAGTTCGCACGCGACCTCACTCAACTTGCCAGAGATAAAAAACTGGATCCGGTTGTGGGAAGAGCGATTGAGATTCAAAGAGTCATTCAAATTCTTTCCAGAAAAACGAAGAACAATCCGGTTCTCGTGGGAGAATCCGGAGTCGGTAAAACCGCGATCGTGGAAGGACTTGCTCTTGCGATCGTAGAAAAGAGCGTTCCCGATCTCTTGTTCGAAAAGAGAGTTCTTTCTTTGGATCTCGCGTCTTTGATCGCAGGAACCAAATACAGAGGAGAATTCGAAGAGCGTCTGAAAAAGATCATGAAGGAAATCACTTCCTCCACGAACATCATCATCTTTATCGATGAGCTTCACACTCTGATCGGAGCCGGAGCCGCGGAAGGAGCCGTTGACGCGGCGAACATTCTCAAGCCCGCATTAGCAAGAGGAGAACTCCAGTGCATCGGCGCGACCACAAGCGCGGAATATCGTAAGTATATCGAAAAAGATTCGGCTTTGGAAAGAAGATTCCAAGTCGTAAAAGTCGCCGAACCTTCGGTGGACGACGCGATTCAGATTCTCCAAGGTTTGAAAAAAGCCTACGAGGCTCACCACAAAGTGAGATACTCCGATAAGGCTTTGGAACAATCCGTGAAACTTTCTCACAGATATATCAACGATCGTTATCTACCTGATAAAGCGATCGATATCATCGACGAGGCCGGAGCGAAAGCGCGTTTAGCGAATTGTGCTCGTCCTCAAACGATCAAGGATCTCGAAGAGGAAATCAAATCTCTCGCGACTAAAAAAGAAGAATTGGTCCGCGCCCAAGAATACGAAAAGGCCGCCGGAGTTCGCGACGAAGTGAACCGGAAAAAACAGGCTATGGAAGAAAAGATTCGTTCTTGGCAAGAGAAGATGGAAGACTTCGCGGTTAACATCGAAGAAGACGACATTCTTTCCGTGATCTCTTTGTGGACCGGAATTCCGCTGGAAAAAATGGAAGAATCCGAATCCGACAAACTTCTCCGCTTGGAAGACGAACTTAAAAAACGAGTCGTCGGTCAAGGCGAAGCGATCGAAAAAATCGCGAAAGCGGTTCGTCGTGCGAGAACGGGATTCAAGAGCGAAAGACGTCCTACCGGGTCGTTTATCTTCTTGGGACCGACGGGAGTCGGTAAGACCGAGCTTGCAAAAGCTCTTGCGAACTTCCTCTTCGGAAACGACGACGCGATGCTTCGCGTGGATATGTCCGAATACATGGAACCGCACGCGGTCAGCCGTTTGATCGGAGCCCCTCCAGGTTACGTAGGTTATGATGACGGAGGTCAGTTGACCGAGTTCGTCAGAAAGAGACCGTACTCCATCATTCTTTTGGATGAGATTGAAAAAGCGCACCACGACATTTTCAATATTCTCCTCCAAATCATGGAAGAAGGAAACCTGACCGATACGAAAGGACGCAAAGTCAACTTCAGAGATACGATCATCATCATGACTTCCAATATCGGTGCGAAGGAAATTCAAGCCGGTGGAAGACTCGGATTCGAAGATCGTAAAGACGAAGCGCTGAAATACAAGTCCGATCAAACCCGCGATCAGTTGAAGAAATACTTCAACCCGGAATTCCTGAACCGTGTGGACGAGGTCATCTACTTCGGATCTCTCACCAAAGAGAATATCATGGCAATCATCGATATTATGGTGATCGATACGAACAAGAGATTCCGTGAAAAAACGATCCAAGTGTCCATCACTCAGGCCGCAAAGGATCATATCATGGATATCGGCTACGACGAGAAGTTCGGCGCAAGACCGCTTCGGAGAGTTTTCCAGAGAGAACTCGAAGATCACATGGCGGTTCAAACGCTCAAAGGAGCTTACAAAGAACCTACTAAAATCGAAATCGATTTCAAAGAAGGTAAGCTCGACTTCGTGGAAACTCCGTGGACGGACTATAAACCGGCAGATTCAAAGGCCGGAGGAGACGACAATTCTTCCGGTAATCCCGAAAGGTCGGAAGAGATTGCCTTAGTCTAA